The following nucleotide sequence is from Deltaproteobacteria bacterium.
TCAAAGGGATGCGGCCCGCCTGAAGGCTTCCCAGAGGGTCCTGGTTCGTAAACTCCGTTCGGAATTTGTATTCTTCATGAAAGCACTCATAGAAAAGGTTGCCTGAACAAAAAGGATGCGTTCGATGTCCTCCCCCCTGGTCAGTCTTTGCATGATCGTCAAAAACGAAGAGACCACCCTTCCTCGGTGCCTGGAAAGTGTTCGGGGGGCCGTGGATGAAATGATTATCGTTGATACCGGCTCTACCGACAGCACCAGGGAAATCGCACGCCGTTACGGGGCC
It contains:
- a CDS encoding glycosyltransferase; the encoded protein is MSSPLVSLCMIVKNEETTLPRCLESVRGAVDEMIIVDTGSTDSTREIARRYGA